In Methanobacterium sp., a genomic segment contains:
- a CDS encoding homoserine dehydrogenase, whose translation MKIIILGFGAVGQGVARVLSMKKEYLKSNYDLNPQIVAVTDRSGAAIKEDGLDEELLIKTKNETGKISSYPEYGAHGLSSLKVLGEVEYDCLVEVTPTDIDDGEPTRSHILKAMEDGKDVVTSNKGPLALSFQELADCATSNKVEFKFEASVGGAMPIINFAHENLAGCSIESIYGILNGTTNYILSRMANEGSSYEQTLTEAQEMGIAETDPYQDVEGIDAACKIVILANSVLNLPVTLKDVEVEGISRITAESIALAKKEGLLIKLIGEASPDALEVSPRLVPKGSPFAVEGTLNVATLKTDLADDVTVVGKGAGSVETASAILSDIVSIWKIRK comes from the coding sequence ATGAAAATTATTATTTTAGGTTTTGGTGCGGTGGGACAGGGAGTTGCCCGTGTTCTATCCATGAAAAAAGAATATTTGAAGAGTAACTATGATCTTAATCCCCAGATCGTTGCGGTAACTGATCGTTCCGGGGCTGCCATTAAAGAAGATGGTCTGGATGAAGAATTACTCATTAAAACCAAGAACGAAACAGGCAAAATCTCATCTTACCCAGAATACGGTGCTCATGGTTTAAGCAGTCTTAAAGTTCTGGGAGAAGTTGAATATGATTGTTTGGTGGAAGTTACTCCCACTGATATTGATGATGGTGAACCTACCCGCAGCCACATCCTGAAGGCAATGGAAGATGGTAAAGACGTTGTGACCTCCAATAAGGGACCTCTTGCCCTATCATTCCAGGAACTTGCAGATTGTGCCACATCCAATAAAGTCGAATTTAAATTCGAGGCATCAGTGGGTGGTGCCATGCCCATTATCAATTTCGCCCATGAAAACCTGGCTGGATGTAGTATAGAATCAATATACGGAATCCTGAACGGAACCACCAATTACATCTTATCCCGGATGGCCAATGAAGGATCATCCTATGAACAAACCCTTACTGAAGCACAAGAAATGGGTATTGCTGAAACTGATCCCTACCAGGATGTGGAGGGCATTGATGCAGCCTGCAAAATAGTTATACTGGCTAATTCTGTTTTAAACCTCCCAGTGACTCTTAAAGATGTGGAAGTGGAAGGAATATCCAGGATAACTGCTGAATCAATAGCTCTGGCTAAGAAGGAAGGTTTATTAATAAAACTTATTGGTGAAGCTTCACCAGATGCTCTGGAAGTATCACCCCGCCTGGTACCTAAAGGGTCTCCATTTGCAGTGGAGGGCACTCTTAACGTTGCCACCCTTAAAACTGATCTGGCAGATGATGTCACTGTGGTTGGTAAAGGCGCAGGATCCGTGGAGACTGCTTCTGCCATCCTCAGCGATATAGTAAGTATTTGGAAAATAAGGAAATAA
- the gatC gene encoding Asp-tRNA(Asn) amidotransferase subunit GatC: protein MKIEKEAEEILQSFSEALKNIPELEETHYMVDNVNLSREDCAEDKNSSKIMRNAHVDEEGNLIAEKGKWVK from the coding sequence TTGAAGATTGAAAAAGAGGCCGAAGAGATACTACAAAGCTTTTCTGAAGCCCTGAAAAACATACCTGAACTGGAAGAAACCCATTACATGGTTGACAACGTTAATTTATCACGGGAAGACTGTGCTGAGGATAAAAACTCTTCAAAGATCATGCGCAACGCCCATGTAGACGAAGAGGGTAACCTGATTGCAGAGAAAGGAAAGTGGGTAAAATGA
- a CDS encoding carboxypeptidase regulatory-like domain-containing protein has protein sequence MKYKKHGAVLLTFFLAAILCSAVSAADSSDTPINSSADISGIQSDTSAEIDENNSDSSIIDPIISGTVIESGSDTGLGGVTIRVWDTSDNLMAETITGADGTYQVNFINPGTVFQVAAIRLGYLSYSKEITVTPNASNPSDPNLYGTANFRLYALPAYSGNASSFVLNVGAIPGILLDIYAGKSSALVDSQVIPYSEGEGISLEVRLLTGDLLAGLLNVNSTGDQGLVTGGILPSNLPSLLQLLGLNVGALVGVADSSTNPPEASGGSSLVSLQLSLLNLIQIINLGVINADSSVTPDFDTGALTSSSSVGSTANILVLGGLLEINALDVHATATANGEPGGASAIYDWTVADIKLLGISILDQLRISGVVELPGVLRIALGDETEVTSPDGTHAFASGDALNIELLNIIPGYELLTLTLGHAQAEASVPLGGLDAGTADLGIDKVVDSLTPNYMDEVVFTLTAHNYGPDDATNVQVTDQLPAGFEWVSDDSNNSYDPVTGVWTIGDLASSASAVLHIVARVIASNTQITNVAIINGTEHDLEPDNDHDSVTVTIGPASDLEITKTVNNTTPQYLETITYTITIHNNGPDNANNVISTDTLPTGLQYISDDSNGSYNPTTGIWTIGTLNNNANTILHILAQVITSNTQITNIANETNTNYDQNNTNNETNTTINVGPASDLTITKTVNNTTPEYLENITYTITIHNNGPDNATGVTSTDTLPTGLQYISDDSNGSYNHTTGLWAIGNLAKNTNAVLHILAQVMVSNTSITNIATVNGTNYNQNSTNNETNTTINIPPASDLSIAINVNETHPKYLDFVEFTLTAHNYGPDDAPNAKVYFTAPTGLRYVSDDTNGSFNSTTGLWSIGYMATNTMAVMHLIMQAMVSNVQMTVEAVITDPDPNLASGFYDPNPDNNRATASVSPYSVSDPENPTTTTDSSNPTTSSDTSEKTVGMQTTGIPIGGILMAILMIFAGISVSKRK, from the coding sequence GTGAAGTATAAAAAACATGGAGCAGTTCTTCTAACATTCTTTTTAGCAGCGATACTTTGCAGTGCAGTCAGTGCTGCAGATTCAAGTGATACCCCTATCAATTCTTCTGCAGATATTTCTGGGATCCAGTCCGACACATCAGCAGAAATTGATGAAAACAACAGTGATTCATCGATCATAGATCCTATAATATCTGGAACAGTGATTGAAAGCGGTTCAGATACTGGATTGGGCGGAGTTACCATCAGGGTCTGGGATACCAGTGACAATTTAATGGCAGAAACAATAACTGGAGCTGATGGCACATATCAGGTAAACTTCATCAATCCAGGAACGGTATTCCAGGTGGCGGCAATTAGGTTAGGTTATTTATCCTACTCTAAAGAAATAACCGTAACCCCCAATGCATCCAATCCATCTGATCCCAATCTTTATGGTACTGCGAATTTCAGGTTATATGCTTTACCAGCTTACAGTGGCAATGCTTCAAGTTTTGTATTAAACGTAGGTGCGATTCCAGGAATTTTACTGGACATATACGCAGGAAAATCAAGTGCCTTGGTTGATAGCCAAGTAATACCTTACAGTGAAGGTGAAGGTATATCTCTGGAAGTCAGGTTGCTCACCGGTGATTTACTCGCCGGTTTATTGAATGTGAATTCAACAGGTGATCAGGGTTTGGTGACTGGAGGAATACTTCCATCCAATTTACCCAGCTTATTGCAACTACTAGGACTCAATGTAGGTGCTTTAGTTGGAGTTGCTGATTCAAGCACCAATCCCCCAGAAGCAAGTGGAGGGAGCAGTTTAGTATCTCTACAACTGAGCCTACTGAATTTAATCCAGATCATAAATCTGGGGGTTATAAATGCAGATAGCAGCGTAACACCCGATTTTGATACTGGCGCCTTGACTAGTTCCTCAAGTGTTGGAAGCACAGCCAACATATTAGTTCTTGGCGGATTACTTGAAATAAATGCTTTAGATGTTCATGCAACCGCAACTGCCAATGGTGAACCAGGAGGAGCTTCTGCAATCTATGATTGGACTGTAGCTGACATAAAACTCCTCGGCATAAGTATTTTAGACCAGCTTAGAATAAGCGGAGTTGTAGAACTTCCAGGAGTGCTGAGAATAGCATTGGGTGATGAGACAGAAGTTACTTCTCCTGACGGTACTCATGCCTTTGCTTCAGGGGATGCTTTAAACATTGAGCTTCTTAACATCATACCAGGTTATGAGTTATTAACCCTGACCCTGGGCCATGCCCAAGCAGAAGCAAGTGTGCCTTTAGGTGGTTTAGATGCAGGAACAGCTGATCTGGGAATTGATAAAGTAGTGGATTCTTTGACTCCTAATTACATGGATGAAGTTGTGTTCACTTTAACTGCCCATAATTATGGACCGGATGATGCTACCAATGTTCAGGTGACTGATCAGTTACCTGCTGGATTTGAATGGGTATCAGATGATTCTAACAATTCCTACGATCCTGTAACTGGTGTTTGGACCATTGGTGATCTGGCTAGCAGTGCTAGTGCCGTGTTACATATTGTGGCACGTGTCATTGCCTCCAACACACAAATAACCAACGTTGCCATTATCAATGGAACAGAACATGACCTGGAACCAGATAATGATCATGATTCTGTGACTGTAACTATTGGCCCCGCATCCGACCTGGAAATAACCAAAACCGTAAACAACACCACACCCCAATACCTAGAAACCATCACCTACACCATAACCATACACAACAACGGACCAGACAACGCAAACAACGTAATATCAACCGACACACTACCAACCGGACTACAATACATCTCAGACGACAGCAACGGATCATACAACCCCACAACCGGAATATGGACCATAGGAACACTAAACAACAACGCAAACACCATACTACACATCCTAGCACAAGTAATCACATCCAACACACAAATAACCAACATCGCCAACGAAACCAACACAAACTACGACCAAAACAACACCAACAACGAAACCAACACCACCATCAACGTAGGACCCGCATCCGACCTAACAATAACCAAAACCGTAAACAACACCACACCAGAATACCTAGAAAACATCACCTACACCATAACCATACACAACAACGGACCAGACAACGCCACAGGAGTAACATCAACCGACACACTACCAACCGGACTACAATACATCTCAGACGACAGCAACGGATCATACAACCACACCACAGGTTTATGGGCCATTGGTAACTTGGCAAAAAACACCAATGCTGTGCTTCATATCTTAGCACAAGTAATGGTCTCTAACACAAGCATAACCAACATCGCCACAGTTAACGGAACCAACTACAACCAAAACTCAACTAACAACGAAACCAACACCACCATCAACATTCCACCAGCATCCGACCTTAGTATTGCTATAAATGTGAACGAGACGCATCCAAAATATTTGGATTTTGTTGAGTTTACCCTGACAGCACACAATTATGGGCCTGACGATGCACCTAATGCTAAAGTGTATTTCACAGCACCTACAGGACTTCGCTACGTATCTGATGATACCAATGGCTCATTTAATTCAACCACCGGTTTGTGGAGTATTGGTTACATGGCTACGAATACAATGGCTGTTATGCATTTAATAATGCAAGCTATGGTTTCAAATGTTCAGATGACTGTTGAGGCAGTTATAACTGATCCAGACCCTAATTTGGCTTCAGGATTCTATGATCCAAATCCAGACAACAACCGGGCAACTGCTTCAGTTTCACCTTATTCAGTATCTGATCCCGAAAATCCAACCACAACCACTGATTCCAGCAACCCCACAACATCATCAGACACATCAGAAAAAACTGTTGGTATGCAAACTACAGGAATACCCATTGGTGGGATATTAATGGCGATACTGATGATCTTCGCCGGGATATCCGTGTCAAAAAGGAAGTAA
- a CDS encoding amino acid-binding protein produces the protein MRFNLVLDLPDVPGQLLEALEPMGRLGANIVAVIHQRDVKTERGTVPVQITIEGDKETLDRVMGALEAKDIQIMAVDGVLRKEQITTVLVGDIVEEDVKDTVTLLNQLEGVRVADLDLKMSDEPKNSATKIVMEADFGQKKEVLKNIKEIGDQKGFLVINEV, from the coding sequence ATGAGATTTAACCTTGTACTGGATCTGCCAGATGTTCCAGGGCAATTATTAGAAGCCCTCGAACCAATGGGAAGGTTAGGGGCCAACATAGTGGCCGTTATACATCAAAGAGATGTTAAAACCGAAAGAGGAACAGTTCCGGTGCAGATAACTATTGAGGGAGATAAAGAAACCCTTGATCGGGTTATGGGTGCTCTGGAAGCTAAAGATATTCAGATAATGGCAGTGGACGGTGTTCTAAGGAAGGAACAGATCACTACTGTTCTGGTAGGAGATATTGTGGAAGAAGATGTAAAGGACACAGTAACCCTCCTAAACCAGTTGGAAGGTGTCAGGGTCGCTGATCTGGATCTTAAAATGTCTGATGAGCCTAAAAACTCAGCCACCAAGATCGTTATGGAAGCAGATTTCGGACAGAAAAAGGAAGTACTCAAAAATATCAAAGAAATTGGGGATCAGAAAGGCTTCCTGGTTATTAATGAAGTTTAA
- the asnB gene encoding asparagine synthase (glutamine-hydrolyzing): MCAITGIIGENIGDKLYNMLITLKHRGPDKSGVFVDGKISHGNLKDLTIPPGNIGLGHNLLSIVGSEVVQPLKKGKIIIVCNGEIYNYSQLYSELKNRSGYDFKTDSDSEVVLALITEHYTGSLLKTISMIVEHLDGDYAFAAYDGKDLVAVRDPIGVKPLYYGEENGLFGFASEKKALWCAGINKTHTLPPNFMLHNQELVLLPQRLSWKENWSSWKETLSQNESHKCSKITQVTSNNEHLKDKKYLKKVLRDHIRESVKKRTLGLDKVGILFSGGVDSTLLAVLCADLGIETELYAVGSEGSPDRVFASKVADDIGLPLHIKTVDEELVREYTPLVLNAIEEWNVMKLGVGMTAYLAAEMAHEQGHRVILSGQGADELFAGYHRYLDFYHMKGEEAQEDLQSDVENLYHVNLERDDKVTMASSVELRVPYLDFQIINMAMNIPMYYKISGPDDKLRKCILREVASQMGVPPEIVKRPKKAAQYGSGIHKILRKKVLKDQEYMEKLKKSFKFIDI, encoded by the coding sequence ATGTGTGCAATAACTGGTATCATCGGTGAGAATATCGGTGACAAACTGTATAATATGTTAATAACCCTTAAACACCGGGGACCTGACAAATCTGGAGTTTTTGTAGATGGTAAAATATCTCATGGCAACCTGAAAGATTTGACCATACCCCCTGGTAACATTGGACTGGGCCACAACCTTCTGTCTATTGTGGGATCAGAAGTTGTCCAACCATTGAAAAAGGGGAAAATTATCATAGTCTGTAATGGGGAGATATACAATTATTCCCAACTGTATTCTGAGCTTAAAAATAGATCAGGTTATGATTTTAAGACTGACAGTGACTCTGAAGTGGTTTTAGCCCTTATAACAGAACACTACACTGGTTCTCTATTAAAAACCATTTCTATGATTGTGGAACACCTTGATGGTGATTATGCCTTCGCTGCCTATGATGGTAAAGATTTGGTGGCTGTTCGAGACCCAATAGGAGTAAAACCACTTTACTATGGAGAGGAAAATGGTTTATTTGGTTTTGCATCTGAAAAAAAGGCATTGTGGTGTGCGGGAATAAACAAAACACATACTTTACCACCCAATTTCATGTTACACAATCAGGAGTTAGTACTTTTACCACAAAGATTATCCTGGAAAGAAAACTGGTCTTCCTGGAAAGAAACCCTGTCTCAAAATGAGTCACATAAGTGTTCCAAAATTACTCAAGTTACCTCAAATAATGAACATCTTAAAGATAAAAAATATCTTAAAAAGGTTTTAAGGGATCATATCAGAGAATCCGTGAAAAAAAGAACCCTAGGCCTGGATAAGGTAGGAATATTATTTTCTGGAGGTGTTGACAGCACTCTCCTGGCAGTGCTATGTGCTGATCTGGGGATTGAAACTGAATTATATGCCGTGGGGAGTGAGGGTTCTCCAGACCGGGTCTTTGCCAGTAAAGTTGCTGATGATATAGGTCTTCCCCTTCACATTAAAACGGTTGATGAAGAACTGGTGAGAGAATACACTCCCCTCGTACTAAATGCCATAGAAGAGTGGAATGTCATGAAATTAGGGGTTGGTATGACCGCCTACCTGGCTGCTGAGATGGCCCATGAACAGGGCCACAGGGTGATCTTGTCGGGCCAGGGCGCAGATGAACTCTTTGCAGGATATCATCGTTACCTCGATTTTTACCACATGAAGGGTGAAGAGGCCCAGGAAGACCTCCAGAGTGATGTGGAGAATCTTTACCATGTGAACCTGGAACGTGATGATAAAGTAACCATGGCCAGCAGTGTGGAATTAAGGGTTCCCTACCTTGACTTCCAAATTATAAATATGGCCATGAATATACCTATGTATTATAAGATAAGTGGCCCTGATGACAAACTGCGCAAGTGTATCCTCAGGGAAGTGGCCAGTCAGATGGGTGTGCCCCCTGAGATTGTTAAAAGACCTAAAAAGGCCGCACAGTACGGATCGGGCATTCATAAAATCCTCAGAAAAAAGGTCTTAAAAGACCAGGAATATATGGAAAAATTGAAAAAATCCTTTAAATTTATAGACATTTAG
- a CDS encoding glutamine amidotransferase, whose product MELKIYHMYPDLLNLYGDLGNVTSLRQRCQWRGINVEVVSFSMNHEVPLTDGDLFFIGGGSDRGQNIVYSHLLKYTRVMGDLIEDGAPVLAICGGYQLLGEKYIDADGNDVPGLGIFDYHTRSEEGRLIGNIIIENSLKLSPETLVGFENHGGRTYHDHQALGKVIVGYGNNGKDQEEGMIYQNCIGTYLHGPLLPKNPHLADHLILKALERKYDLKELSSLEDRQEYAAHEKVLKLYSP is encoded by the coding sequence ATGGAACTTAAAATATATCATATGTATCCTGATCTTTTGAATCTCTATGGGGATCTGGGTAACGTAACCAGCCTACGTCAGCGCTGCCAGTGGAGAGGTATCAATGTAGAAGTGGTAAGTTTCAGCATGAATCACGAAGTACCCTTAACTGATGGTGATCTGTTCTTCATTGGAGGAGGTTCAGATCGTGGTCAAAATATTGTTTACTCCCATCTCCTAAAGTACACACGGGTAATGGGAGATCTGATTGAAGATGGCGCCCCTGTTCTGGCCATATGTGGCGGGTATCAGCTTTTAGGTGAGAAATACATTGATGCAGATGGAAATGATGTTCCTGGTCTGGGAATATTTGATTACCATACTCGTAGTGAGGAAGGACGGCTTATTGGAAACATAATCATTGAAAACAGCCTGAAACTTAGTCCAGAGACACTGGTGGGCTTTGAAAATCATGGAGGCCGCACCTACCATGATCACCAGGCACTGGGAAAGGTAATTGTGGGTTATGGTAACAATGGCAAAGACCAGGAGGAAGGCATGATTTACCAGAACTGCATCGGAACATATCTCCACGGCCCATTATTACCTAAAAATCCGCATCTAGCGGATCATCTTATTTTAAAGGCCCTGGAGAGAAAATATGACCTGAAAGAGTTATCCTCCCTTGAAGATCGTCAGGAATATGCGGCTCATGAAAAAGTACTGAAATTGTACTCTCCCTGA
- a CDS encoding Mur ligase family protein, with protein MPGKVAMTIYPDILGVVNDRCQNKIIITGTNGKTTTNNLLTHILKKEYPSVLSNLRGANMPQGLVSAFLHDRKKEYDWGVFEVDEGSFERVTEHVKPDYVLVTNFFRDQLDRYGEIEKAFQDILEALEPLDTTLILNADDPLVSNFRKLHKKNIYYGVTQNQYSTLQQGIVESRFCPACSSYLDYDYYNYGQLGGYQCPDCGFSNPNHDYQITEIDYQDHQYHYQFKNKDQEVQDITFAYEGIYNAYNCCAALSTALEVGLPLENVARSIEEFEYHLGRMENFQFPEKIVKIALVKNPIGLSETISSISLDERAKSMLFVLNDNPADGKDVSWIWDAEVEKMSNVKNINQIYCSGRRAEDIALRLKYAGVPVELVKVDDNMDSAIGKVLNEDVEIVYILPTYTAVFQGRELVLARLEGSGKKMSHIREYLKNLKLPGR; from the coding sequence ATGCCCGGTAAAGTGGCCATGACCATTTATCCTGATATTTTAGGGGTGGTAAATGACCGCTGCCAGAATAAGATCATCATCACCGGTACCAATGGTAAGACCACCACCAATAACCTCCTCACCCACATTTTAAAGAAGGAATACCCTTCAGTTCTATCTAATCTTAGGGGTGCCAACATGCCCCAGGGACTGGTAAGTGCATTTTTACATGACCGGAAAAAGGAGTATGATTGGGGAGTCTTCGAAGTGGACGAAGGTTCATTTGAAAGGGTTACTGAACATGTTAAACCAGACTACGTCCTGGTGACTAATTTCTTCAGGGACCAGCTTGATCGCTACGGTGAGATTGAAAAAGCATTCCAGGATATCTTAGAAGCCCTGGAACCATTGGATACAACATTAATTCTTAACGCAGATGACCCTCTGGTTTCAAACTTCCGGAAACTACATAAAAAGAACATTTATTATGGGGTGACCCAAAACCAGTACAGCACCCTTCAGCAGGGAATTGTTGAATCACGGTTCTGCCCAGCCTGCAGCAGCTATCTGGATTACGATTATTATAATTACGGCCAGTTAGGCGGTTACCAGTGCCCTGATTGCGGTTTTTCCAACCCGAATCATGATTACCAGATAACGGAGATAGATTACCAGGACCATCAGTATCATTACCAGTTTAAAAATAAGGATCAGGAAGTGCAGGATATAACCTTTGCCTACGAGGGGATATATAATGCCTATAACTGTTGCGCGGCATTATCCACTGCCCTGGAGGTAGGTCTTCCCCTGGAGAATGTTGCCCGTTCCATTGAAGAGTTTGAATATCATCTGGGCAGGATGGAGAATTTCCAGTTCCCTGAGAAAATCGTTAAAATCGCCCTGGTTAAAAATCCCATTGGACTCAGTGAGACAATAAGCAGCATTTCCCTGGATGAACGTGCTAAATCAATGTTATTTGTGCTTAACGACAACCCGGCTGATGGTAAGGATGTGTCCTGGATATGGGATGCTGAAGTAGAAAAAATGAGTAATGTGAAGAACATCAACCAGATCTACTGTTCTGGTCGCCGGGCTGAAGATATTGCACTCCGACTCAAGTACGCTGGGGTGCCAGTGGAACTGGTGAAAGTAGATGATAATATGGACAGTGCCATAGGGAAGGTCTTAAATGAAGATGTGGAAATAGTTTATATTCTACCAACCTATACTGCAGTATTCCAGGGTCGTGAGTTGGTACTGGCACGATTAGAAGGTTCGGGAAAGAAAATGTCACATATTCGTGAATATTTAAAGAATCTGAAACTTCCAGGCCGATGA
- a CDS encoding cofactor-independent phosphoglycerate mutase, translating to MKYIVVIGDGMVDQPLKELDGETPLQRAETPNMDFIAKNGSCGMLATVPQGMEPGSDVANLSIMGYDPKKYYTGRGPLEAASIGAQLKEDDVAFRCNLITQENGLLADFNAGHISTAEASQLIESLNQSFFRYGKFYLGTSYRHLFIYKGKDAALLKSTPPHDVVGEPIQEYLLKGDNSVLDALSVKLNELMYKSSDVLEKQPINEKRVESDKNPANMIWLWGQGPKPQLPPFKEKYNLKGATITGVDLIKGIGTYLGLTNVHVPGATGFYDTDYCGKAKYALESLEDHDLVFIHVEAPDEAGHAGDIREKIMAIERIDRRILGKLREELHSLDDYALAVLPDHPTPIDIRTHTSDPVPYAVYTPGCEADKTEAYNEVSVLDSFKDSSNEIMEGYKFLKFFIEYARRGKTV from the coding sequence ATGAAGTACATTGTTGTTATTGGGGATGGAATGGTTGACCAACCATTAAAAGAACTGGATGGAGAAACACCCCTTCAAAGAGCTGAAACCCCCAATATGGATTTTATAGCAAAGAACGGGTCCTGCGGCATGCTGGCAACTGTTCCCCAGGGAATGGAACCAGGATCAGATGTGGCCAATCTATCCATAATGGGTTATGATCCTAAAAAATATTACACTGGCCGGGGCCCACTGGAAGCCGCCAGTATCGGAGCCCAACTGAAAGAAGATGATGTAGCATTCCGTTGTAATCTCATAACTCAGGAAAATGGCCTTCTAGCTGATTTCAACGCAGGGCATATCAGCACTGCTGAAGCATCACAGCTTATTGAGAGCTTAAATCAATCCTTTTTCCGTTACGGGAAATTTTATCTGGGAACCAGCTACCGCCACCTGTTCATTTATAAGGGTAAAGATGCTGCTTTACTTAAATCAACACCCCCACATGACGTGGTGGGAGAACCCATCCAGGAATATCTTTTAAAAGGAGATAATAGTGTATTAGACGCTTTATCTGTGAAACTGAATGAATTGATGTATAAATCTTCAGATGTCCTGGAAAAGCAGCCCATAAATGAAAAAAGAGTTGAATCGGATAAAAATCCAGCTAACATGATCTGGTTGTGGGGGCAGGGACCCAAACCCCAGTTACCTCCTTTTAAGGAAAAATATAACCTTAAAGGTGCAACCATTACTGGGGTGGATCTAATTAAAGGGATTGGAACTTACCTTGGATTAACCAATGTCCATGTCCCTGGTGCTACTGGTTTTTATGACACGGATTACTGTGGTAAGGCCAAGTATGCCTTGGAATCCCTGGAAGATCATGATCTGGTTTTTATTCATGTGGAAGCTCCTGATGAAGCGGGTCATGCCGGTGATATCCGGGAAAAAATAATGGCCATTGAACGCATTGACCGACGCATACTGGGAAAACTAAGAGAAGAACTCCATTCATTGGATGATTATGCTCTGGCTGTGTTACCAGACCATCCCACACCCATAGATATTAGAACCCATACTTCTGATCCAGTTCCCTATGCTGTGTACACCCCTGGTTGCGAAGCTGATAAAACAGAAGCATACAATGAAGTGTCTGTTTTAGATAGTTTTAAAGATAGTTCTAATGAGATCATGGAAGGTTATAAGTTCCTTAAATTTTTCATAGAGTATGCAAGACGTGGAAAAACTGTTTAA